From one Anopheles cruzii chromosome 3, idAnoCruzAS_RS32_06, whole genome shotgun sequence genomic stretch:
- the LOC128271313 gene encoding lysosome-associated membrane glycoprotein 1-like, translating to MHPLRVSFVCLLVVAGLAICNAQNETTTVKPTTPTPETTTTPTPSPNSTTTTSTTTMAPTTTTAVPPTPKPVPEPEMGMWSYAESNRTCVIVQMAMQFNLSYFDTANKMANVLYNIPKDARVKSGACMNSSDYIELSWFSGNQSNVENTLKVAFVKNATEHDFALAGLQLNLLVVGESFPNAKANQSLQLTNNATLFKTPLQMSYHCSKPQLLNMTSATAGLGQPTVTVTKVQLEAFHEKKDKTFSIAKDCEAIDTPDIVPIAVGCALVTLIIIMLIAYLVGRNNVQGQGYLSM from the exons atgcatcCGCTTCGTGTGTCGTTCGTTtgcttgctggtggtggcaggACTGGCAATTTGCAATG CTCAAAACGAAACCACAACGGTAAAACCTACGACGCCAACCCCGGAAACGACCACAACGCCAACACCCAGCCCAAACAGTACCACCACTAcaagcacgacgacgatggcaccGACGACCACAACCGCGGTGCCACCGACTCCgaaaccggtgccggaaccggagatgGGTATGTGGAGCTACGCTGAAAGCAACCGCACCTGCGTTATCGTTCAAATGGCCATGCAGTTCAATTTGAGCTACTTCGACACCG ccaacaaaatggccaacgtGCTGTACAACATTCCGAAGGACGCGCGGGTCAAGTCGGGTGCGTGCATGAACTCGTCGGACTACATTGAGCTCAGCTGGTTCAGCGGTAACCAGAGCAACGTGGAGAACACTTTGAAAGTTGCGTTCGTGAAGAACGCGACCGAACATGACTTTGCCCTCGCGGGACTGCAGCTTAACTTGCTCGTCGTGGGCGAATCTTTCCCCAACGCCAAGG CGAATCAAAGTTTGCAGCTGACCAACAATGCGACGCTGTTCAAAACGCCGCTCCAAATGTCGTACCACTGCAGCAAGCCCCAGCTGCTGAACATGACGTCCGCCACCGCTGGCCTCGGCCAGcccacggtgacggtgacgaagGTCCAGCTGGAGGCGTTCCACGAGAAGAAGGACAAAACCTTCTCGATCGCCAAAGACTGCGAAGCCATCGATACGCCCGACATCGTGCCGATCGCCGTCGGGTGCGCTCTGGTCACgctgatcatcatcatgctgaTTGCCTATCTGGTGGGCCGCAACAATGTGCAGGGACAGGGATACCTCAGCATGTAA
- the LOC128273098 gene encoding alpha-taxilin, whose product MEDLVSKPTMELSNGEPRSNAEAKKLLREDKQREAKVEEQLAKALSGMTVDEKYAVVYKRLVESEKENRRLQALHKQYDRTLEASKREKENLILEHDKVAMTKTKLEALCRELQRQNKTIKEDSLAQIQQEEDRRKQTQDKFQQSLNEIQDVMNENNEKNLKLKEDNMEMAKKFKVILEQYEKRDEQMDKMSKQMELVTQLSDAKLAKMSMESTTQKEQFLAEKKIMLTELHTVKKQLAELHAVEGHLRGQVNMYSDKYGEFQDSLKKSKTIYEGYQEDMKKMSKKMKTLEKETMAWKARWESSNATVQKMLDDQIDREKQFTKTARQLSQLQKLCRTLQAERATYLAALKEANVALPSAAPEAEHSDETAPGKEVVPDQRSPQPKGSPREEVQTSEDNQVVNGQPAAAETSESGAEQQTTATET is encoded by the exons ATGGAAG ACCTTGTGAGCAAACCGACCATGGAACTGTCCAACGGGGAACCGCGCAGTAACGCCGAAGCCAAGAAGCTGCTGCGCGAGGACAAACAGCGCGAAGCGAAGGTTGAGGAGCAGCTGGCCAAAGCGCTCAGCGGGATGACGGTGGACGAGAAGTACGCGGTCGTCTACAAGCGGTTGGTGGAATCGGAGAAGGAAAACCGTCGGCTTCAGGCGCTCCACAAGCAGTACGACCGCACGCTGGAAGCTTcgaagcgagaaaaagaaaacctcaTCCTCGAGCACGACAAGGTGGCGATGACCAAGACTAAACTGGAAGCACTCTGCCGGGAGCTGCAGCGCCAGAATAAGACCATTAAAGAGGACAGCCTGGCCCAGATACAGCAGGAGGAGGATCGACGCAAACAGACGCAGGACAAGTTTCAGCAGTCGCTCAACGAGATCCAGGATGTGATGAATGagaacaatgaaaaaaatcttAAACTAAAAGAGGACAACAtggaaatggccaaaaa GTTTAAGGTGATCCTGGAGCAGTACGAAAAGCGCGACGAGCAAATGGACAAGATGAGCAAACAGATGGAACTGGTGACGCAGTTGAGTGACGCGAAGCTGGCCAAAATGTCGATGGAATCCACCACACAAAAGGAACAATTTCTGGC CGAAAAGAAGATTATGCTGACGGAGCTGCATACGGTGAAGAAGCAGCTCGCCGAGCTGCATGCCGTCGAGGGGCACCTAAGGGGCCAGGTCAACATGTACTCCGACAAGTACGGCGAGTTCCAGGATTCGctgaagaaaagcaaaaccatcTACGAAGGCTACCAGGAGGACATGAAAAAG ATgtcgaagaaaatgaagacACTGGAAAAGGAAACGATGGCGTGGAAGGCACGCTGGGAATCGAGCAACGCCACCGTGCAGAAGATGCTGGACGATCAGATCGATCGCGAAAAGCAGTTCACGAAAACGGCCCGTCAGCTGTCGCAGTTGCAGAAACTGTGCCGCACCCTGCAGGCCGAGCGGGCCACCTACCTGGCGGCgctgaaggaagcgaacgTTGCGCTACCGTCAGCGGCACCCGAGGCGGAACATTCGGACGAAACGGCCCCCGGAAAGGAGGTCGTTCCGGACCAGCGTTCGCCACAGCCCAAGGGCAGCCCAAGGGAGGAGGTACAAACCAGTGAGGACAATCAGGTGGTGAACGGTCAACCGGCAGCGGCCGAAACATCCGAGTCCGGGGCAGAACAGCAGACAACGGCTACAGAAACGTAG
- the LOC128270721 gene encoding probable serine/threonine-protein kinase clkA, with protein sequence MDIIYFPARGRSLNVHFIKLVDVEKVEWLNRRSYSAIGLLLGSREGRVLLRGDQGLEDWFELLEECTLSSKERRRALRLTQGPRSRASLAAPVSAASLQSNHLGLGGTYSGAIEDWLMSRHQKGGIGGQRFNHILLSDSVPDLSSINENGGGGGLCGGMLTNHSTPKKVPNARHNLSGSSSNGYSSHNGSLYNGFPYSPLKKLADNFVNGNHSYTLNDDLEEEEVELRRGGRYRDHEDLYRRPHGPAGNDSSRHSFLTDLDYAGCDSGLDTPPSTHRPSSCRDNFFFASAYGNHPHGSGFLGKDKTTDTGISSSRGTLVSPASSIRHGYVNVSHNGNGAASNNNHLNSYGSRYSVQEQKILRARNNEENKNSIRSVRAEFFEQNKYSNSSSNSTPSNNNHINNNTSAGTGSGTSTHHQYYQPQNHHHHHHQHHQHHHHLQPQGGTGGSNGNLHHLQAQFNGLNNNNGGSTAGGGAQQHNSVNNNVLNGNGGGGPGTPRERYQQHPALAAIINESQGMKFRGKTERWSVTR encoded by the exons ATCAAGCTAGTCGACGTGGAGAAGGTGGAGTGGTTGAACCGGCGGTCGTACAGCGCGATAGGCTTGCTTCTCGGGTCGCGAGAAGGTCGTGTCCTGTTGCGCGGCGACCAGGGCCTGGAGGACTGGTTCGAGCTGCTGGAGGAGTGCACGCTCAGCAGCAAGGAGCGGCGTCGTGCTCTTCGGCTCACGCAAGGGCCACGATCGCGCGCTTCGCTGGCGGCCCCCGTCTCGGCCGCGTCGCTGCAGAGCAACCACCTCGGCCTGGGCGGCACCTACTCGGGCGCGATCGAGGACTGGCTGATGTCGCGCCACCAGAagggcggcatcggcggccaGCGCTTCAACCACATCCTGCTGTCGGACTCGGTGCCGGACCTGAGCTCGATCAACgagaacggcggcggcggcggcctgtgCGGCGGGATGCTGACGAACCACTCGACCCCGAAGAAGGTGCCGAACGCACGCCACAACCTGTCGGGCAGCTCGAGCAACGGCTACAGCAGCCACAACGGCAGCCTCTACAACGGATTCCCGTACTCGCCGCTCAAGAAGCTGGCCGATAATTTCGTGAACGGCAACCACAGCTACACTCTGAACGACGACCTCGAAGAGGAAGAGGTCGAGCtgcggcgcggcggccggTACCGTGATCACGAGGATCTCTACCGCCGACCGCACGGCCCGGCCGGCAACGACAGTAGCCGCCACTCCT TTTTGACCGATCTGGATTACGCCGGGTGTGACAGTGGGCTCGATACGCCCCCGTCTACCCACCGCCCCTCGAGCTGCCGGGACAACTTTTTCTTCGCGTCAGCGTACGGCAACCATCCGCATGGGTCCGGCTTTCTCGGCAAGGACAagaccaccgacaccggcatcAGCTCGTCGCGCGGCACTCTCGTgtcgccggccagcagcatccggcACGGGTACGTCAACGTGAGCCACAATGGCAACGGTGCCgctagcaacaacaaccatctgAATAGCTACGGCTCAAG GTACAGCGTCCAGGAGCAGAAGATACTGCGGGCGCGGAACAACGAAGAGAACAAAAACTCGATCCGCTCGGTGCGGGCCGAGTTTTTCGAGCAGAACAAgtacagcaacagcagtagcaacagcacCCCGAGCAACAACAATCACATCAACAATAACACCAGCgctggcaccggcagcggcacttCTACCCATCATCAGTACTATCAACCGCagaaccatcatcaccatcaccaccagcaccatcagcatcaccatcatctgCAGCCTCAGGGTGGAACCGGGGGTAGCAACGGAAACCTGCACCATCTGCAGGCACAGTTCAATGggctgaacaacaacaacggcggaagcacggcaggcggcggcgcacaGCAGCACAATAGCGTCAACAATAATGTGCTGaatggcaacggcggcggcggtcctgGCACGCCCCGGGAACGCTACCAGCAGCATCCGGCTCTGGCGGCCATCATCAACGAATCGCAGGGAATGAAGTTCAGAGGTAAGACAGAGCGGTGGTCGGTGACGCGGTGA